The Macaca thibetana thibetana isolate TM-01 chromosome 11, ASM2454274v1, whole genome shotgun sequence genome window below encodes:
- the LOC126930941 gene encoding H/ACA ribonucleoprotein complex subunit 3-like translates to MFLQYYLSEQGDWVYTLEKFDPMGQQTCSALAAQFSPDDKYSRHRITIKKRFKVLMTQQLHPVL, encoded by the coding sequence ATGTTTCTCCAGTATTACCTCAGTGAGCAGGGAGATTGGGTCTATACACTGGAGAAATTTGACCCAATGGGACAACAGACCTGCTCAGCCCTTGCTGCTCAGTTCTCCCCAGATGACAAATACTCCCGACACCGAATCACCATCAAGAAACGCTTCAAGGTGCTCATGACCCAGCAACTGCACCCTGTCCTCTGA